A genomic region of Streptomyces sp. R33 contains the following coding sequences:
- a CDS encoding UbiA family prenyltransferase: protein MSPARAADGTPPTPAPAPQTGRRPKPAVSGPPGPPGRSVLFGLLGACHPVPAAAVTLFAAALAAAVGRSLPGAALAVAAVAAGQLSVGWCNDRVDLGRDLATGRRDKPLVSGAVRPAAVTAAALTALLLCVPLSLAGGWLAGCAHLCGVAAAWAYNLRLKGTAFSWLPYALAFGLLPAFVTLGLPGAPWPPWWLTAAAALLGAGAHFANVLPDLDEDLATGVVGLPHRLGARRAAAVGGLLVLGSAVALVAGPPGRVPPYGWGLLAATTVAVLLGAGRPTGRSRIPFLATMGVAGADVVLLLVRGADLAGLG from the coding sequence GTGTCCCCCGCCCGAGCCGCAGACGGAACTCCGCCGACGCCCGCCCCGGCCCCGCAGACCGGCCGACGGCCCAAGCCCGCCGTGTCCGGTCCACCCGGTCCACCCGGTCGATCCGTCCTGTTCGGGCTGCTGGGGGCCTGCCATCCGGTGCCCGCGGCCGCCGTGACGCTGTTCGCCGCCGCCCTCGCCGCGGCCGTGGGGCGCAGCCTCCCGGGGGCGGCGCTCGCCGTGGCCGCGGTGGCCGCGGGCCAGCTCTCGGTGGGCTGGTGCAACGACCGGGTGGACCTCGGCCGGGACCTGGCGACCGGCCGCCGCGACAAACCCCTGGTCTCCGGAGCGGTACGGCCCGCCGCGGTGACGGCCGCGGCCCTCACGGCCCTGCTGCTCTGCGTCCCGCTGTCACTGGCCGGCGGATGGCTCGCCGGCTGCGCGCACCTGTGCGGGGTGGCCGCCGCCTGGGCGTACAACCTGCGGCTGAAGGGCACCGCCTTCTCCTGGCTCCCCTACGCCCTCGCCTTCGGGCTGCTCCCCGCCTTCGTCACCCTCGGGCTGCCCGGTGCGCCCTGGCCGCCGTGGTGGCTGACGGCCGCCGCGGCCCTGCTGGGCGCGGGCGCGCATTTCGCCAATGTGCTGCCGGACCTCGACGAGGACCTGGCCACGGGCGTGGTGGGCCTGCCGCACCGGCTCGGCGCCCGGCGCGCGGCGGCCGTCGGGGGGCTCCTGGTCCTCGGCTCGGCCGTGGCCCTGGTCGCCGGACCGCCGGGTCGGGTGCCCCCGTACGGCTGGGGGCTGCTCGCGGCGACGACGGTGGCGGTACTCCTCGGGGCCGGTCGGCCGACCGGCCGGAGCCGGATCCCGTTCCTGGCCACGATGGGGGTCGCCGGGGCCGATGTCGTGCTGCTGCTGGTACGCGGGGCGGACCTGGCCGGGCTCGGCTGA